A section of the Streptomyces sp. SLBN-118 genome encodes:
- a CDS encoding DNA polymerase III subunit alpha, producing MPGFTHLHTVSGFSLRYGASHPERLAERAAERGMDALALTDRDTVAGAVRFAKACAQEGVGVRPLFGVDLAVGERVHKEGPSERRRTPVRGGAFVDESAPRTVYLARSREGWAELCRLVSAAHAAGDGSPLLPWADNHGEDLTVLLGPASEIGRALTAGRPDRAARLLVPWRECYGDSLRLEVVHHGRGDTGPGSLRQAARTLGFAAEQGVRAVLTNAVRYADQGQGPVADVLDSARRLVPIDAHKGLDSGERWLKEPAAMARIAERVAEAAGFRCDTAHRLLAMTEEAAAACLVDPEDDLGIGAVHFPEPHLVGAGRRTPQRVLASRAAAGMVLRGYGGRREYWERMHHELDIIAHWGYASYFLTVAQVVDDVKKMGVRVAARGSGAGSLVNHLLGIAHADPVEHGLLMERFLSKRRSVLPDIDIDVESARRLEVYRAIIGRFGEERVATVAMPETYRVRHAVRDVGAALSMDPAEIDRIAKSFPHIRARDARAAMEELPELRSLAGEKERCGRLWELVEALDALPRGIAMHPCGVLLSDATLLTRTPVMPTSGEGFPMSQFDKEDVEDLGLLKLDVLGVRMQSAMAHAVAELRRTTGQELDLDDPAQVPPGDPATYQLIKSTETLGCFQIESPGQRDLVGRLQPSNFHDLVVDISLFRPGPVAADMVRPFIEARHGRAPVRYPHPDLKGPLEETYGVVVFHEQIIEMVNIMTGCGRDEADRVRRGLSHSESQGKIKVWFAQHAEAKGYAPEVVARAWEIIEAFGSYGFCKAHAVAFAVPTYQSAWLKAHHPAAFYAGLLTHDPGMYPKRLLLADARRRGVPVLPLDVNRSASAHRIELVPGSPDRWGLRLALLDVHGISEAEAARIEAGQPYSSLLDFWQRARPGRPVAERLAQVGALDAFGANRRDLLLHLAELHRGQRGSGRYGSQLPLSDGQKTAPVGLPDLGDTERLSAELSVLGMDASRHLMGDHHAFLKELGVVSAHRLRSAEHGRTVLVAGAKAATQTPPIRSGKRVIFTTLDDGTGLVDLAFFDDSHAACAHTVFHSWLLLVRGVVQRRGPRSLSVVGAAAWNLAELVELRRTGGLDAVAARLAEPVPAEDTAPADSGRRIQLSTGYEMNPWADLQPPGEGTPTGRKLWHQSPGSAG from the coding sequence GTGCCCGGGTTCACGCATCTGCACACCGTCTCCGGGTTCTCCCTGAGGTACGGGGCCTCGCACCCGGAGCGGCTTGCGGAGCGCGCCGCCGAGCGGGGTATGGACGCCCTCGCGCTGACCGACCGCGACACCGTCGCGGGCGCGGTCCGCTTCGCCAAGGCCTGCGCGCAAGAGGGCGTGGGGGTGCGGCCGCTCTTCGGTGTCGATCTCGCGGTGGGGGAGCGGGTGCACAAAGAGGGGCCCTCCGAGCGGCGGCGTACCCCGGTGCGCGGCGGTGCGTTCGTCGACGAGTCCGCGCCCCGTACGGTCTATCTCGCCCGGTCCCGCGAGGGCTGGGCCGAGCTGTGCCGGCTGGTGAGCGCCGCCCACGCTGCCGGCGACGGCAGCCCGCTGCTGCCCTGGGCCGACAACCACGGCGAAGACCTGACCGTACTGCTCGGACCGGCCTCCGAGATCGGCCGTGCACTGACCGCGGGACGCCCCGACCGCGCGGCCAGGCTGCTCGTGCCCTGGCGGGAGTGCTACGGCGACAGCCTGCGCCTGGAAGTCGTGCACCACGGCCGGGGCGACACCGGACCCGGCTCGCTGCGCCAGGCCGCCCGCACCCTCGGCTTCGCCGCCGAACAGGGCGTTCGGGCCGTGCTCACCAATGCCGTCCGGTACGCCGACCAGGGACAGGGTCCGGTCGCCGACGTCCTCGACTCGGCCCGCCGCCTGGTCCCGATCGACGCGCACAAGGGCCTCGACAGCGGTGAGCGCTGGCTCAAGGAACCGGCCGCGATGGCCCGGATCGCCGAGCGCGTCGCCGAGGCCGCAGGCTTCCGCTGCGACACCGCGCACCGGCTGCTCGCCATGACGGAGGAGGCGGCGGCCGCGTGTCTGGTCGACCCCGAGGACGATCTGGGCATCGGCGCCGTCCACTTCCCCGAGCCGCATCTGGTCGGCGCCGGGCGCCGTACCCCGCAGCGGGTGCTGGCCTCCCGAGCCGCCGCCGGAATGGTGCTGCGCGGCTACGGCGGCCGCCGTGAGTACTGGGAGCGGATGCACCACGAGCTGGACATCATCGCGCACTGGGGCTACGCCTCGTACTTCCTGACGGTGGCTCAAGTCGTCGACGACGTGAAGAAGATGGGTGTCCGGGTCGCGGCACGCGGCTCCGGCGCCGGGTCGCTCGTCAACCATCTCCTCGGCATCGCACACGCCGACCCCGTCGAGCACGGGCTGCTGATGGAGCGCTTCCTGTCCAAGCGGCGTTCCGTACTGCCCGACATCGACATCGATGTGGAGTCCGCCCGCAGGCTCGAGGTGTACCGCGCGATCATCGGCCGTTTCGGCGAGGAGCGGGTCGCGACGGTCGCCATGCCCGAGACCTATCGGGTGCGCCATGCGGTACGGGACGTGGGTGCCGCGCTCTCCATGGACCCGGCCGAGATCGACCGGATCGCCAAGTCCTTCCCGCACATCCGCGCTCGCGACGCCCGCGCGGCCATGGAGGAACTGCCCGAACTCCGTTCGCTGGCAGGGGAGAAGGAGAGATGCGGACGGCTGTGGGAGCTGGTCGAGGCGCTGGACGCGCTGCCGCGCGGGATCGCCATGCACCCGTGCGGAGTGCTGCTCTCGGACGCCACCCTCCTCACCCGTACGCCGGTGATGCCCACCAGCGGCGAGGGCTTTCCCATGTCGCAGTTCGACAAGGAGGACGTGGAGGACCTGGGGCTGCTCAAGCTCGATGTCCTGGGGGTGCGGATGCAGTCGGCGATGGCGCACGCGGTCGCCGAGCTGCGGCGCACGACGGGTCAGGAGCTCGACCTCGACGACCCGGCGCAGGTGCCGCCGGGCGACCCGGCCACGTATCAACTCATCAAATCCACCGAGACCCTGGGCTGCTTCCAGATCGAGTCGCCGGGCCAGCGGGATCTGGTCGGCAGGCTGCAGCCGTCGAACTTCCACGATCTGGTCGTCGACATCTCGCTCTTCAGGCCGGGGCCGGTCGCCGCCGACATGGTGCGCCCGTTCATCGAGGCCCGGCACGGCCGGGCGCCCGTCCGCTATCCGCATCCGGACCTGAAGGGGCCGCTGGAGGAGACATACGGAGTGGTCGTCTTCCACGAGCAGATCATCGAGATGGTGAACATCATGACCGGCTGCGGTCGCGACGAGGCCGACCGGGTGCGGCGCGGGCTGTCCCACTCCGAGTCGCAGGGGAAGATCAAGGTCTGGTTCGCCCAGCACGCGGAGGCGAAGGGGTACGCGCCCGAAGTGGTCGCCCGCGCCTGGGAGATCATCGAGGCCTTCGGCTCGTACGGCTTCTGCAAGGCGCACGCGGTGGCCTTCGCCGTGCCGACCTATCAGTCGGCCTGGCTCAAGGCGCACCATCCGGCGGCCTTCTACGCCGGGCTGCTCACGCACGACCCCGGGATGTATCCGAAGCGGCTGCTGCTGGCGGACGCGAGACGGCGCGGGGTGCCGGTGCTGCCGCTGGATGTGAACCGGTCCGCATCCGCTCACCGAATCGAACTGGTGCCTGGTTCGCCTGACCGGTGGGGCCTGCGGCTCGCGCTCTTGGACGTCCACGGCATCAGCGAGGCCGAGGCGGCACGGATCGAGGCCGGGCAGCCCTACTCCTCACTGCTGGACTTCTGGCAGCGGGCCCGCCCCGGCCGGCCGGTCGCCGAACGGCTCGCGCAGGTGGGCGCGTTGGACGCCTTCGGCGCGAACCGCCGCGATCTGCTGCTGCATCTCGCCGAACTCCACCGAGGGCAGCGGGGTTCGGGCAGGTACGGCAGTCAGCTCCCCCTGAGCGATGGGCAGAAGACGGCCCCGGTCGGACTCCCCGACCTGGGCGACACGGAACGCCTCAGCGCCGAGCTGAGCGTCCTCGGCATGGACGCCTCCCGTCATCTGATGGGAGATCACCATGCCTTCCTGAAGGAGCTGGGAGTGGTCTCGGCACACCGGCTGCGCTCGGCGGAGCATGGGCGGACGGTGCTGGTCGCGGGCGCGAAGGCGGCCACCCAGACCCCGCCGATCCGGTCCGGCAAGCGGGTCATCTTCACCACGCTCGACGACGGCACGGGCCTGGTCGACCTCGCCTTCTTCGACGACAGCCATGCCGCGTGCGCACACACCGTCTTCCACTCCTGGCTGCTGCTGGTACGCGGAGTGGTGCAGCGGCGCGGACCGCGCAGCCTCAGCGTGGTCGGCGCGGCGGCCTGGAATCTGGCGGAACTGGTGGAGCTGCGGCGTACGGGCGGGCTCGACGCGGTCGCGGCACGGCTGGCGGAGCCCGTGCCCGCGGAAGATACGGCTCCGGCCGACAGCGGCCGCCGTATCCAGCTCTCGACGGGTTATGAGATGAACCCCTGGGCGGACCTCCAGCCTCCGGGCGAAGGGACCCCCACCGGGCGGAAGCTGTGGCACCAGAGCCCGGGGAGCGCGGGATGA
- a CDS encoding DUF3533 domain-containing protein: MNRTSDGPRKGFVDELKDAVSVRAAVLITGVLALQLAFIASYIGAFHNPKPHEIPLAVVTPAVRITDQALARLSALPGDPLDPRAVEDEATAVQQIKNRDVDGALIVDPRGAADKLLVATASGASLAQALTEVVATTERAQRRTVAVVDVVPNASGDARGLSSFYLVIGWCVGGYLCAAILAISYGAQPANTARALIRLGALLLYSVSAGLLGTVIAGPVLDALPGSFMALWGLGTLLVFAVGAITLAFQSLAGIVGIGLAILLVVVFGNPSAGGAYPYPLLPPFWRAIGPALPPGAGTYSARSIAYFKGNGMTGPMWILAAWAAGGALVTMVLALLRSRRPTA, from the coding sequence ATGAACAGGACCTCTGACGGCCCGCGCAAAGGCTTCGTGGACGAACTCAAGGACGCGGTGAGTGTGCGGGCGGCCGTCCTGATCACCGGGGTGCTGGCGCTCCAGCTCGCCTTCATCGCCTCGTACATCGGCGCCTTCCACAATCCGAAGCCGCATGAGATCCCGCTGGCCGTCGTCACACCCGCGGTGCGGATCACCGACCAGGCCCTGGCGCGGCTCTCCGCGCTGCCCGGCGATCCGCTCGACCCGCGGGCCGTCGAGGACGAGGCGACGGCGGTGCAGCAGATCAAGAACCGCGACGTCGACGGGGCACTGATCGTCGACCCGCGGGGCGCCGCCGACAAACTCCTGGTCGCCACCGCATCGGGCGCCTCACTCGCGCAGGCTCTCACTGAGGTCGTCGCGACGACGGAAAGGGCGCAGCGGCGCACGGTGGCCGTCGTGGACGTGGTCCCCAACGCCAGTGGTGACGCGCGCGGGCTCTCCTCGTTCTACCTGGTCATCGGCTGGTGCGTGGGCGGCTATCTGTGTGCCGCGATCCTCGCGATCAGCTATGGCGCGCAGCCCGCCAACACGGCCCGGGCCCTGATCAGACTGGGCGCGCTGCTGCTGTACTCGGTCTCCGCCGGCCTGCTGGGTACGGTGATCGCGGGCCCGGTCCTGGACGCGCTGCCCGGCAGCTTCATGGCCCTGTGGGGGCTCGGCACGCTGCTGGTCTTCGCGGTAGGGGCGATCACGCTGGCCTTCCAGAGCCTCGCGGGCATCGTCGGTATCGGTCTGGCGATCCTGCTGGTGGTGGTCTTCGGCAATCCGAGCGCGGGCGGGGCGTATCCGTATCCGCTGCTGCCGCCGTTCTGGCGGGCCATCGGACCGGCGCTGCCACCGGGCGCGGGCACCTATTCGGCGCGCTCCATCGCGTACTTCAAGGGCAACGGCATGACCGGCCCGATGTGGATCCTCGCCGCATGGGCGGCGGGAGGAGCGCTGGTCACGATGGTGCTGGCGCTGCTGCGGAGCCGCAGGCCGACAGCATGA
- a CDS encoding S1 family peptidase yields MKHRRIPKRKAAIAGGAVVALVAAGVTFQSANASDDTEQFDVKSLSAVAAGNLASTLSKTLGGDAAGTYYDADTKALVVNVLDEKAAKSVRKAGGKARIVENTLAELKSARQTLTTKATIPGTSWAVDPVTNRVVVTADRTVKGAQWTKLSQVVKALGGKAELKKSAGEFKPFIAGGDAITGGSGRCSLGFNVVKDGQPFFITAGHCTESISTWSDSSGKEIGQNAESSFPDNDFGLVKYTAEVEHPSEVNLYNGSTQAITKAGDATVGMKVTRSGSTTQVHDGEVTGLDATVNYGNGDIVNGLIQTTVCAEPGDSGGSLFAGDTAIGLTSGGSGDCSAGGETFFQPVTEALSTFGAEIG; encoded by the coding sequence TTGAAGCACCGACGGATACCCAAGAGAAAAGCGGCGATAGCGGGCGGCGCGGTTGTCGCCCTGGTGGCCGCCGGCGTCACCTTCCAGAGTGCGAACGCCAGTGACGACACCGAGCAGTTCGACGTCAAGTCTCTGTCGGCGGTTGCGGCCGGAAATCTTGCCTCCACCCTGAGCAAGACTCTGGGGGGCGACGCGGCGGGCACGTACTACGACGCCGACACCAAGGCGCTCGTCGTCAACGTCCTCGACGAGAAGGCGGCCAAGTCGGTACGCAAGGCGGGCGGCAAGGCCCGGATTGTTGAGAACACGCTCGCCGAGCTGAAGTCCGCTCGGCAGACCCTCACCACCAAGGCGACCATCCCCGGCACCTCGTGGGCCGTCGACCCCGTCACCAACAGGGTCGTCGTCACCGCCGACCGTACGGTCAAGGGCGCGCAGTGGACCAAGCTCAGCCAGGTCGTCAAGGCCCTGGGCGGCAAGGCCGAACTGAAGAAGTCCGCGGGGGAGTTCAAGCCCTTCATCGCGGGCGGAGACGCGATCACCGGGGGCAGCGGCCGCTGCTCGCTCGGGTTCAACGTCGTCAAGGACGGCCAGCCGTTCTTCATCACGGCCGGGCACTGCACCGAGTCGATCTCCACCTGGTCCGACAGCAGCGGCAAGGAGATCGGCCAGAACGCGGAGTCCAGCTTCCCCGACAACGACTTCGGCCTGGTCAAGTACACCGCTGAGGTGGAGCACCCCAGCGAGGTGAACCTCTACAACGGCAGCACGCAGGCCATCACCAAGGCCGGTGACGCCACCGTCGGCATGAAGGTGACCCGCAGCGGCTCGACCACCCAGGTGCACGACGGCGAGGTCACCGGGCTCGACGCCACCGTGAACTACGGCAACGGCGACATCGTCAACGGCCTCATCCAGACCACGGTCTGCGCCGAGCCGGGCGACAGCGGCGGCTCGCTCTTCGCGGGCGATACCGCGATCGGGCTGACCTCGGGCGGCAGCGGCGACTGCTCAGCGGGCGGTGAGACCTTCTTCCAGCCGGTGACGGAGGCGCTGTCCACGTTCGGCGCCGAGATCGGCTGA
- a CDS encoding slipin family protein, which translates to MVEALVAAAATVASAGVVCLMAAARVVKQYERGVVFRLGRVRSSVRGPGFTLILPFVDRLRKVNMQIVTMPVPAQDGITRDNVTVRVDAVIYFKVVDASEAIVQVEDYRFAVSQMAQTSLRSIIGKSDLDDLLSNREKLNQGLELMIDSPAMGWGVQIDRVEIKDVSLPETMKRSMARQAEADRERRARVINADAELQASKKLAEAAGVMSDQPAALQLRLLQTVVAVAAEKNSTLVLPFPVELLRFLERAQQPAPQPPLSPSDSGSAQSGTGQD; encoded by the coding sequence ATGGTAGAGGCACTGGTGGCGGCCGCAGCGACCGTCGCGTCCGCGGGCGTCGTCTGTCTGATGGCGGCGGCCCGTGTCGTGAAGCAGTACGAACGAGGTGTGGTCTTCCGGCTCGGAAGGGTCCGATCCTCCGTGCGCGGCCCGGGCTTCACGCTCATACTCCCGTTCGTGGACCGGCTCCGTAAAGTCAACATGCAGATCGTGACGATGCCGGTGCCCGCGCAGGACGGCATCACCAGGGACAACGTGACGGTGCGTGTCGACGCGGTCATCTACTTCAAGGTCGTGGACGCCTCCGAGGCCATCGTGCAGGTGGAGGACTACCGTTTCGCGGTCTCGCAGATGGCGCAGACCTCGCTGCGGTCGATCATCGGCAAGAGCGATCTGGACGATCTGCTGTCGAACCGCGAAAAGCTCAACCAGGGGCTGGAGTTGATGATCGACAGTCCGGCCATGGGATGGGGTGTGCAGATCGACCGGGTGGAGATCAAGGACGTGTCCCTGCCCGAGACGATGAAGCGCTCGATGGCGCGGCAGGCCGAGGCGGACCGTGAGCGGCGGGCGAGGGTCATCAACGCCGACGCGGAGCTGCAGGCGTCCAAGAAGCTGGCCGAGGCGGCCGGAGTGATGTCGGACCAGCCCGCCGCCCTTCAACTCCGGCTGTTGCAGACCGTGGTGGCCGTCGCGGCGGAGAAGAACTCCACGCTGGTGCTGCCGTTCCCGGTGGAGCTGTTGCGCTTCCTCGAACGCGCCCAGCAGCCGGCGCCCCAGCCGCCGCTGTCACCGTCGGATTCCGGCTCTGCGCAGTCGGGAACAGGACAGGACTAG
- a CDS encoding alpha/beta fold hydrolase, which yields MRRRVRAKDGRHLMVERLGDPRGRPVFLLHGTPGSRLGPAPRGMVLYQRGTQLIAYDRPGYGGSDRLAGRSVADVAEDVLAIADELGLDRFAVVGRSGGAPHALACAALMPERITRTAALVTLAPRDADGLDWFEGMAASNVLEYTTASDDPAGLVQRFIVRSAEIRKDPIRLLDDLRRELTDSDRMVVADAGVRSMLLRNYQEALRTSAYGWIDDALAFCSPWGFDPADIKGPVMLWHGEKDVFSPVGHSRWLAQRIPGATAVLEPAAAHFDALHALPRVLTWLLET from the coding sequence CTGCGACGTCGGGTGCGCGCAAAGGACGGGCGGCATCTGATGGTGGAACGGCTGGGGGATCCGCGCGGCAGACCCGTCTTCCTGCTGCACGGCACCCCGGGCAGCCGTCTCGGCCCGGCGCCGCGCGGCATGGTCCTGTACCAGCGCGGCACCCAGCTGATCGCGTACGACCGTCCCGGCTACGGCGGTTCGGACCGGCTCGCGGGCCGCAGCGTCGCCGATGTGGCCGAGGACGTACTGGCGATCGCCGACGAGCTCGGCCTTGACCGGTTCGCCGTGGTGGGCCGCTCGGGCGGCGCGCCCCACGCACTGGCGTGCGCGGCCCTGATGCCGGAACGGATCACCCGTACCGCCGCGCTGGTGACGCTCGCGCCCAGGGACGCGGACGGGCTCGACTGGTTCGAGGGGATGGCCGCGTCGAACGTCCTGGAGTACACCACGGCGTCCGACGACCCGGCGGGGCTGGTCCAGCGGTTCATCGTGAGGTCCGCGGAGATCAGGAAGGACCCGATCCGGCTCCTCGACGATCTGCGCCGGGAGCTGACGGACTCCGACCGGATGGTGGTGGCGGACGCGGGTGTCAGGTCGATGCTGCTTCGCAACTACCAGGAGGCACTGCGTACGTCGGCGTACGGGTGGATCGACGACGCGCTCGCCTTCTGCAGCCCGTGGGGGTTCGACCCGGCGGACATCAAGGGTCCCGTGATGCTGTGGCACGGCGAGAAGGACGTGTTCTCGCCGGTGGGGCACTCGAGGTGGCTGGCGCAGCGGATTCCGGGGGCGACCGCGGTGCTCGAACCGGCGGCGGCGCACTTTGATGCGCTGCATGCGTTGCCGCGGGTGCTGACGTGGCTGCTGGAGACCTGA